In the Aminivibrio sp. genome, one interval contains:
- a CDS encoding type II toxin-antitoxin system HicB family antitoxin: MVDKRKHQEYYAFPAVLEQDMDDGGVINVTFPDLENCFANGATVEEALTEGKEALENVLYWMERDGKGIPAPSDIRSIKCVGDQFTSLIVADMGAARRSWENRSVSRTITLPSWMDEMARQSNINFSQELQNAIKERLQTDRNPKTAHY, from the coding sequence ATGGTGGACAAAAGGAAACACCAGGAGTATTACGCCTTCCCCGCTGTTCTTGAACAGGACATGGATGACGGAGGAGTGATCAATGTCACATTTCCTGACCTTGAAAACTGCTTTGCCAATGGGGCCACTGTTGAAGAAGCCCTCACAGAGGGAAAAGAGGCGCTTGAAAATGTTCTTTACTGGATGGAGAGAGACGGGAAAGGCATTCCTGCCCCCTCCGACATTCGTTCTATCAAGTGCGTCGGTGATCAATTTACCAGCCTCATAGTTGCTGATATGGGGGCTGCCAGAAGATCTTGGGAAAATCGTTCCGTCAGCAGGACCATTACCCTCCCCTCATGGATGGATGAAATGGCTAGACAGAGCAATATCAACTTCTCACAGGAACTGCAAAACGCCATTAAAGAAAGGCTGCAGACGGACCGGAATCCCAAAACGGCACACTACTGA
- a CDS encoding ATP-binding protein, with protein sequence MLKQTIFVLGYPRKNFDKKSTMQHDKFAERSKQKAGGAAAVPLVGGGDDMNFRILDIGQFADISVDFGDLTLLVGAQGTGKSIFLQLFKLSQDQKYVKNTMNQFGQDWNMKSRPGLMAAYFGEGMNHIWRPQSRILRDGRDAAPSPRMPVKEKNYAETVYYIPAQRVLTMLTGRPQPYRSYTPRDPFYCEKFQRAYTPVP encoded by the coding sequence ATGTTAAAACAGACCATCTTTGTTCTGGGGTACCCCCGAAAAAACTTTGACAAAAAGAGTACGATGCAACATGATAAATTTGCAGAACGCTCGAAACAGAAGGCCGGGGGTGCGGCCGCAGTTCCGCTGGTGGGAGGAGGGGACGATATGAATTTCAGAATTTTGGACATTGGCCAGTTTGCGGATATATCCGTTGATTTTGGAGACCTTACGCTTTTAGTTGGCGCTCAGGGAACAGGCAAAAGCATCTTTTTGCAGCTTTTCAAGCTCTCCCAGGATCAAAAGTACGTAAAAAACACGATGAATCAGTTTGGCCAGGACTGGAATATGAAAAGTAGGCCCGGATTGATGGCGGCCTATTTTGGCGAAGGAATGAACCACATATGGAGACCTCAAAGCCGTATTCTCCGCGACGGCAGAGATGCGGCCCCCTCCCCCCGAATGCCCGTAAAAGAAAAAAATTATGCCGAAACGGTCTATTACATTCCTGCGCAAAGAGTGCTGACGATGCTGACAGGCCGGCCACAGCCCTATAGGAGCTATACGCCGAGAGACCCTTTTTATTGTGAAAAATTTCAGCGAGCGTATACGCCTGTACCTTGA